A genomic segment from Gemmatimonadaceae bacterium encodes:
- a CDS encoding DPP IV N-terminal domain-containing protein, with product MSRLTLRITPGATRRIAHRTAPRMLAVIALLIGGMAFGGSSRTAQAQPTRTDYARAEQLLPWNVQDLIIDDAVRPRWMTGDRFWYRNRGVRGWEFLVVDMATGARRAAFDHARLASALSTAADTTYDSARLPFQAISWVDGEKAIRVSAGRKKNWTCDLTSYTCTGPDTLALERPSEVKSPDGKWVAYERGGNVFVRAADGGQERALTTDGTADWGYALTNIGCCQQVTNVRNKSEQRPLILWSPDSRRFVTTRWDQRGVRLMHLLETKNPGPVLHSYRYALPGDSVIPRFDLHVFDVSSGKGSKIEWPTMDAVNTTCCWMSTDTVWKDVRWGAGSDQVYFTAPRRGNRELTLVSADAATGAARQVHKETGKTFVETNQMSGGIPNWRPLAGGNEVVWWSERDGWGHLYLLDAKTGAVKSRITSGDFLVVDLLWIDETLRWAYFTAVGREPGRDPYFRHLYRARLDGSAIQLLTPEDADHDISVAPGGRFVVDNVARPDKAPVTILRRIDGTVVRQLQAADVSRLVAAGWRAPEPFTVRARDGVTELRGLLWRPAGFDSSKRYPVVDYIYPGPQIGSVGTRQFASRPGGNAAALSELGFFVVEVDAMGTPGRSKAFHDSYYGNMTDNGIPDQVITIKQLAGRIPQMDLSRVGIFGHSGGGFSSTDAILTYPDFFKVAVSSAGNHDNRSYDFTWGEKYQGLLRKLSDTTDSFDSQSNWRKAKHLRGRLLLAYGTLDDNVHPVATQLVIDELIKANKDFDLLVMPNRNHGFAGEPYMIRRTWDYFVRNLMGAEPPEGFEIRRPVQ from the coding sequence ATGTCACGCCTCACACTCCGCATCACACCGGGCGCCACACGCCGCATCGCGCATCGCACCGCACCACGAATGCTTGCTGTCATTGCCCTGTTGATAGGTGGGATGGCATTCGGTGGTTCATCGCGCACGGCGCAGGCGCAACCGACGCGCACCGATTACGCGCGCGCCGAGCAGTTGCTTCCCTGGAACGTGCAGGACCTGATCATCGATGATGCCGTTCGTCCGCGCTGGATGACGGGCGACCGGTTCTGGTACCGCAATCGTGGGGTGCGTGGGTGGGAGTTCCTCGTCGTCGACATGGCGACCGGGGCGCGTCGAGCGGCCTTTGATCATGCGCGACTGGCGTCGGCGCTGTCGACGGCGGCCGACACCACGTACGACTCGGCGCGCCTTCCCTTCCAGGCCATCTCGTGGGTCGACGGTGAGAAGGCGATTCGCGTTAGCGCGGGGCGCAAGAAGAACTGGACGTGCGACCTGACGTCGTACACGTGCACGGGTCCCGACACGCTCGCTCTCGAGAGGCCGAGCGAGGTGAAGTCGCCGGATGGGAAGTGGGTGGCGTATGAGAGGGGCGGGAACGTGTTCGTGCGTGCAGCTGACGGTGGCCAGGAGCGCGCGCTGACCACGGATGGCACCGCCGACTGGGGTTATGCGCTGACGAACATCGGCTGTTGCCAGCAGGTGACCAATGTGCGCAACAAGAGCGAGCAGCGCCCGTTGATCCTCTGGTCGCCCGACTCGAGGCGATTCGTGACGACCAGGTGGGACCAGCGGGGGGTGCGGCTGATGCACCTGTTGGAGACGAAGAACCCGGGGCCCGTGCTTCACTCGTACCGGTATGCGTTGCCGGGCGACTCCGTGATTCCGCGGTTTGACCTGCATGTGTTCGATGTGTCGTCGGGGAAGGGGAGCAAGATCGAGTGGCCCACGATGGATGCGGTGAACACGACGTGCTGCTGGATGTCGACGGACACCGTGTGGAAGGACGTGCGGTGGGGGGCGGGGAGCGACCAGGTGTACTTCACCGCGCCCAGGCGCGGCAATCGCGAGTTGACGCTGGTGTCGGCCGACGCGGCTACCGGTGCTGCCCGTCAGGTGCACAAGGAGACGGGGAAGACGTTCGTCGAGACGAACCAGATGTCGGGGGGGATTCCCAACTGGCGCCCACTGGCCGGGGGGAACGAGGTGGTCTGGTGGTCCGAGCGCGACGGGTGGGGGCATTTGTACCTGCTGGATGCGAAGACGGGGGCGGTGAAGAGCCGGATCACCAGCGGCGACTTCCTGGTGGTCGACCTCCTGTGGATCGACGAGACGTTGCGCTGGGCGTACTTCACCGCGGTGGGGCGCGAGCCCGGGCGCGACCCGTACTTCCGGCACCTGTACCGCGCCAGGCTGGATGGCTCGGCAATCCAGTTGTTGACGCCGGAGGATGCCGACCACGACATCAGCGTTGCGCCTGGCGGCAGGTTCGTGGTGGACAACGTGGCGCGGCCGGACAAGGCGCCCGTCACCATCCTGCGGCGCATCGATGGCACCGTGGTCAGGCAGCTGCAAGCGGCCGACGTCTCGCGACTCGTCGCCGCGGGATGGCGCGCACCGGAGCCGTTCACCGTGCGCGCGCGCGATGGCGTGACCGAGCTGCGCGGGCTGCTCTGGCGCCCGGCCGGCTTCGACTCCAGCAAGCGCTACCCGGTGGTCGACTACATCTACCCGGGGCCGCAGATCGGCTCAGTCGGCACTCGGCAGTTTGCCTCGCGCCCCGGAGGCAATGCCGCCGCGCTATCGGAACTCGGCTTCTTTGTCGTCGAGGTCGATGCCATGGGGACGCCGGGGCGCTCGAAGGCGTTCCATGATTCGTACTATGGCAACATGACCGACAACGGGATCCCCGACCAGGTCATCACCATCAAGCAGCTGGCGGGACGCATCCCGCAGATGGACCTGTCGCGCGTGGGGATCTTCGGGCACTCCGGCGGCGGCTTCTCGTCTACCGATGCCATCCTCACGTATCCCGACTTCTTCAAGGTGGCCGTCTCGAGCGCCGGCAACCACGACAACCGGAGCTACGACTTCACCTGGGGGGAGAAGTACCAGGGGCTGCTGCGAAAGCTGAGCGACACGACCGACTCCTTCGATTCGCAGTCCAACTGGCGAAAGGCGAAGCACCTGCGCGGCCGCCTGCTGCTGGCGTACGGGACGCTCGACGACAACGTGCACCCCGTGGCGACGCAGCTCGTCATCGACGAACTGATCAAGGCCAACAAGGACTTCGATCTCCTGGTGATGCCCAATCGCAACCACGGCTTTGCCGGCGAGCCGTACATGATCCGGCGAACGTGGGACTACTTCGTTCGCAACCTGATGGGGGCGGAGCCTCCGGAGGGGTTCGAGATCAGAAGACCTGTTCAGTAG
- a CDS encoding S9 family peptidase, with product MRSCARIGVVLLAGVVGVVVPGALGAQVPQVIDRWLSVGVPAPAPFGNARSDSAMLASWRLATDGAWPVEGRAVAGPSGAALRWTSGDAGAAAGALSYASAYIETDRWQRATLTFAGDETRRVWLDGVRVTATKLTLARGKHWLLVQRVSKGASTPLVATLTPASGAVTTVSLDARRAPTWRDLHGVTSIGDVTLDPTATRVAVVLRQRDAVNDRTNSWLEVRDVGGGKLLTELRAGGPSSASWSNDGKRLALLTATDRTEVPGRDLWTWEATSGASQRLLRGESISRIVGWSPDGAWLYYTGQERAATTPATKPGEMRRLTEVWQRFGDSPDKEHLYALNVAQGTRTTLVGDSAVGVAGAELSPDGKTIVFSRSVNTSDARPWLRAELWALDVATLATRRLLDLTREAFNAPSAFAFSPDSRAVAFCASAKEQLTQEDPTFSVYENELYATSLDRPALVHLSAGYVPSIGGGLGCSRLTWSAKDGRIYVPVDAGARTLLARTRAAVTSALGAVTLETMPSLAETMGAFDIANGVQVASVEGPVSAPALQRLDLATGATSTVSAPNAAAFDNIALPTWKAWSFRNSRGEDIESWYWLPPGFDSTRTYPMIVHYYGGTLAMKKNFEERLLWFASNGYVVLMMNPAGAPGYGQKFSNYHTNDWGYPAASDIIEGTQQFAQGHRYVDASRVGNFGHSYGGFMTMHLLTRTTIFRTGIALAGISNIANYWGAGASGYSYTDGTCPGCYPWNRKDVYVDRSPLFSADKIQAPMLLIHGTGDTNVVPTESEQMFTALRMLGREAELIRVAGENHGINSRPSVEEGRDGAMLEWFDKYLRGQPEAWLARWNP from the coding sequence ATGAGATCGTGCGCGAGGATTGGCGTGGTGCTGCTGGCGGGGGTGGTGGGGGTGGTGGTGCCGGGGGCGTTAGGCGCGCAGGTGCCGCAGGTGATTGATCGATGGCTGTCGGTTGGCGTGCCGGCGCCGGCGCCGTTCGGCAACGCGCGGTCCGATTCGGCGATGCTGGCGAGCTGGCGCCTGGCGACCGATGGGGCGTGGCCGGTGGAAGGGCGCGCCGTGGCGGGGCCCAGCGGTGCTGCATTGCGATGGACGTCGGGCGATGCGGGGGCGGCGGCGGGTGCGCTGTCGTACGCGTCGGCGTACATCGAGACCGATCGATGGCAGCGCGCCACGCTCACCTTCGCCGGCGACGAGACGCGGCGCGTCTGGCTCGATGGCGTTCGCGTGACGGCGACCAAGCTCACGCTGGCGCGCGGGAAGCACTGGTTGCTCGTGCAGCGCGTGTCGAAAGGCGCATCGACGCCACTGGTCGCGACGCTGACGCCGGCGTCGGGGGCGGTGACGACGGTGTCGCTCGACGCCCGGCGTGCCCCCACGTGGCGCGACCTGCACGGGGTGACGTCGATCGGTGACGTCACGCTCGATCCCACGGCCACGCGCGTGGCGGTGGTGCTGCGCCAGCGCGACGCCGTCAACGATCGCACCAACAGTTGGCTGGAGGTGCGTGACGTCGGCGGCGGGAAGCTGCTGACCGAGTTGCGCGCCGGCGGCCCGTCGTCGGCGTCGTGGTCCAACGACGGGAAGCGACTGGCACTCCTGACGGCGACCGACCGAACGGAGGTGCCTGGGCGTGACCTCTGGACGTGGGAGGCCACGTCGGGCGCATCGCAGCGCCTCCTGCGCGGCGAGTCGATCTCCCGCATCGTGGGGTGGTCGCCGGATGGTGCGTGGCTCTACTACACGGGCCAGGAACGCGCGGCCACAACGCCGGCAACGAAGCCCGGCGAGATGCGGCGCCTGACGGAGGTGTGGCAGCGCTTTGGTGACTCGCCTGACAAAGAGCATCTCTACGCGCTGAACGTGGCGCAGGGGACGCGCACCACGCTGGTGGGCGATTCCGCGGTTGGCGTCGCGGGTGCGGAGCTGTCGCCGGACGGGAAGACGATTGTCTTCTCACGTTCGGTCAACACGAGCGATGCACGTCCGTGGCTGCGCGCCGAGTTGTGGGCGCTGGACGTGGCGACACTGGCAACTCGGCGGCTGCTCGACCTGACGCGCGAGGCATTCAACGCGCCTTCTGCCTTTGCCTTCTCGCCCGATTCGCGCGCCGTGGCGTTCTGCGCCAGCGCGAAGGAGCAGCTGACGCAGGAAGACCCGACGTTCAGCGTTTACGAGAACGAGCTGTACGCCACCTCGCTCGACCGGCCCGCGCTGGTGCACCTGAGTGCGGGATACGTTCCCTCGATAGGCGGAGGGCTTGGCTGTTCGCGGCTCACGTGGAGCGCGAAGGACGGGCGCATCTACGTCCCGGTGGATGCCGGCGCGCGCACGTTGCTGGCCCGTACGCGCGCCGCCGTCACCTCGGCGCTGGGCGCGGTGACGCTGGAGACCATGCCGTCATTGGCGGAAACGATGGGCGCGTTCGACATCGCCAACGGGGTGCAGGTGGCGAGCGTGGAGGGGCCGGTGAGCGCGCCGGCGCTGCAGCGCCTCGACCTCGCGACCGGCGCGACATCGACCGTGAGCGCGCCTAACGCCGCGGCGTTCGACAACATTGCGCTCCCGACGTGGAAGGCGTGGTCGTTCCGCAACTCGCGGGGCGAGGACATCGAGTCGTGGTACTGGCTCCCTCCGGGCTTCGACTCGACCAGGACGTACCCGATGATCGTGCACTACTACGGCGGCACGCTGGCCATGAAGAAGAACTTCGAGGAGCGGCTGCTCTGGTTCGCGTCCAATGGCTACGTGGTGCTGATGATGAATCCCGCGGGGGCGCCGGGGTACGGGCAGAAGTTCTCGAACTATCACACCAACGATTGGGGGTATCCGGCGGCGTCGGACATCATCGAGGGGACGCAGCAGTTCGCGCAGGGGCATCGCTACGTCGATGCGTCGAGGGTGGGGAACTTCGGCCATTCGTATGGCGGCTTCATGACGATGCACCTGCTCACACGCACGACCATCTTCCGCACCGGCATCGCGCTGGCCGGCATCTCCAACATCGCCAACTACTGGGGGGCGGGGGCGAGCGGCTACAGCTACACCGACGGGACCTGCCCCGGGTGCTATCCCTGGAACCGGAAGGATGTGTACGTCGACCGGTCGCCGCTCTTCTCGGCCGACAAGATCCAGGCGCCGATGCTCCTGATTCACGGCACCGGCGACACCAACGTGGTCCCTACCGAGTCGGAGCAGATGTTCACGGCGCTGCGCATGCTTGGGCGCGAGGCTGAGCTCATTCGCGTGGCGGGCGAGAACCATGGGATCAACTCGCGGCCGTCGGTCGAGGAAGGGCGTGACGGCGCGATGCTCGAGTGGTTCGACAAGTACCTGCGGGGGCAACCGGAGGCGTGGTTGGCGCGGTGGAATCCGTAG
- a CDS encoding DPP IV N-terminal domain-containing protein, with product MTRHVLARPIFRGALPGLAGVLIAAVPLQAQVTYSRAEQLLNWNTDRLVSGDQVQPQWFKDGNRFWYRNKTATGAEFVLIDPVSNARRLLFDHVKLAQAMTAASDTAFDGNKLPFATFRFGNDGDNESEIEFNAVRKRFTCNISTYKCVAGDTLPSEVPFVASPDKKLEAFISNHNLWVRNRATRKDSVQLTTDGVVYNSYGITMPRPSQLQRPMPQRPQLRWSPDGAKIAVMRQDERYVEHMHYISYTPQRPKHYSQPYALPGDTAVPYPRMHIVDVASKANVVAQLPVRPNNLSIGGSVRDSAWAENSQKVHVSWLMRGSKAAYLAEVDASTGATRVIARDTGKTYVEISNPQDPGSFYVTKDLKDAFWWSERDGWGHLYRFDGAGVASVTSTAGNGGMSLAPEPKSQVTSGAWQVGQISYVDEVAKQVYFTARGRDGFLYYPKLYRAGYDGQGLTLVTPEDGFHVVTFSPSGKYFVDTYSRVEAPPVTVLRSAATGAIVRKLEEGDVSRLKAIGWRPAQVFSVKARDGVTDIYGLLYLPPNIDSTKKYPIISHIYPGPQVGSVGAWNFKNGGEPFALAELGFVVIQLDHLGTPLRSKVFHDNYYGFFGDNGLPDHITAIKQLGAKYGFIDTDKVGIFGHSGGGFASTDAMLRYPDFFKVAVSGAGNHDNRSYNIYWAEKYQGLMKKDTLRKTDNFEGSANKSMAKNLKGKLMVMHGDMDDNVHPANTVQLVDELIKANKSFDMVWAPNRNHGLNEPYFIRRRWDYFVQNLLGLTPPDNYEIKQPDDPWSRGQGGQGPSWDDYDDGFPYWKPFYISW from the coding sequence ATGACCAGGCACGTTCTCGCCAGGCCCATCTTCCGCGGAGCGCTTCCCGGACTCGCCGGGGTGCTCATCGCCGCGGTCCCGCTGCAGGCGCAGGTGACCTACTCGCGCGCCGAGCAGCTGCTCAACTGGAACACCGACCGCCTCGTGAGTGGCGATCAGGTGCAACCGCAGTGGTTCAAGGATGGGAACCGCTTCTGGTACCGCAACAAGACGGCGACGGGGGCGGAATTCGTCCTCATCGACCCCGTCAGCAACGCGCGGCGCCTCCTGTTCGACCACGTGAAGCTCGCGCAGGCGATGACGGCGGCGTCGGACACGGCGTTCGACGGCAACAAGCTCCCGTTTGCCACCTTCAGGTTCGGCAACGACGGCGACAACGAGAGCGAGATCGAGTTCAACGCGGTGCGCAAGCGCTTCACCTGCAACATCTCGACCTACAAGTGCGTGGCAGGCGACACCTTGCCGAGCGAAGTCCCCTTCGTGGCATCGCCGGACAAGAAGCTCGAGGCCTTCATCTCCAACCACAACCTGTGGGTGCGCAACCGCGCCACCCGCAAGGACTCGGTGCAGCTGACGACTGACGGCGTGGTGTACAACAGCTATGGCATCACCATGCCGCGCCCGAGCCAGCTCCAGCGCCCCATGCCGCAGCGTCCGCAGCTGCGCTGGTCGCCCGACGGGGCCAAGATCGCCGTCATGCGCCAGGACGAGCGGTACGTGGAGCACATGCACTACATCTCCTACACGCCGCAGCGTCCCAAGCACTACTCGCAGCCGTATGCCCTGCCCGGTGACACGGCGGTGCCGTACCCGCGGATGCACATCGTGGACGTGGCGTCGAAGGCGAACGTGGTGGCGCAGCTCCCGGTGCGGCCCAACAACCTGTCGATCGGCGGCTCGGTGCGCGATTCGGCGTGGGCCGAGAACTCGCAGAAGGTGCACGTCTCGTGGCTGATGCGCGGGTCCAAGGCGGCGTACCTCGCCGAGGTGGATGCGTCCACCGGCGCCACGCGCGTGATTGCGCGCGACACCGGCAAGACGTATGTGGAGATCTCCAACCCGCAGGATCCGGGGTCGTTCTACGTCACGAAGGACCTCAAGGACGCCTTCTGGTGGTCCGAACGCGACGGCTGGGGGCACCTCTATCGCTTCGATGGCGCGGGGGTCGCGAGCGTTACCTCGACCGCCGGCAACGGCGGGATGTCGCTGGCGCCGGAGCCCAAGTCGCAGGTCACCTCGGGGGCGTGGCAGGTGGGGCAGATCTCGTACGTCGACGAGGTGGCGAAGCAGGTCTACTTCACCGCGCGCGGGCGTGACGGCTTCCTGTACTATCCCAAACTGTATCGTGCCGGCTACGACGGGCAGGGGCTCACGCTCGTCACGCCGGAGGACGGCTTCCACGTCGTCACGTTCAGCCCGAGCGGGAAGTACTTCGTCGACACGTACTCGCGCGTGGAGGCGCCGCCGGTGACCGTGCTGCGCAGCGCGGCGACGGGGGCGATCGTGCGCAAGCTGGAAGAGGGCGACGTGTCGCGCCTCAAGGCGATCGGCTGGCGGCCGGCGCAGGTGTTCAGCGTGAAGGCGCGCGATGGCGTGACCGACATCTACGGCCTGCTCTACCTCCCGCCCAACATTGACTCGACGAAGAAGTACCCGATCATCTCGCACATCTACCCGGGGCCGCAGGTGGGGTCGGTCGGGGCGTGGAACTTCAAGAATGGCGGTGAGCCGTTCGCGCTGGCCGAACTCGGCTTCGTCGTGATCCAGCTCGACCACCTGGGCACGCCGCTCCGCTCGAAGGTCTTCCACGACAACTACTACGGCTTCTTTGGCGACAACGGGCTCCCCGACCACATCACCGCCATCAAGCAGCTCGGCGCGAAGTACGGCTTCATCGACACCGACAAGGTTGGGATCTTCGGGCACTCGGGGGGTGGCTTTGCCTCCACCGATGCCATGCTGCGCTATCCCGACTTCTTCAAGGTCGCGGTGTCGGGGGCCGGCAACCACGACAATCGCAGCTACAACATCTACTGGGCCGAGAAGTACCAGGGGCTCATGAAGAAGGACACGCTGCGCAAGACCGACAACTTCGAGGGTTCCGCCAACAAGTCGATGGCGAAGAACCTGAAGGGGAAGCTGATGGTGATGCACGGCGACATGGACGACAACGTGCACCCGGCCAACACCGTGCAGCTGGTGGACGAGTTGATCAAGGCCAACAAGTCGTTCGACATGGTCTGGGCGCCGAACCGCAATCACGGGCTCAACGAGCCGTACTTCATTCGCCGTCGCTGGGACTACTTCGTCCAGAACCTCCTGGGGCTCACGCCGCCGGACAACTACGAGATCAAGCAGCCGGATGATCCGTGGAGCCGCGGCCAGGGGGGACAAGGTCCGTCGTGGGATGATTACGACGACGGCTTCCCGTATTGGAAGCCGTTCTATATCAGTTGGTAG
- a CDS encoding carboxypeptidase regulatory-like domain-containing protein has product MTPVSLMHAALSRRDFLSTLGTTGAGLVLASAGVGACGGGGGGGSIVDPPDTPTGSITGTVTNQAGVVQPNIGTLILMNDHGRQTGTRVSPDANGKFLITQLTPGDYQLRFNAPGVAFVPEPYPHPIRCTVQGGKATDVPVRIQLGNYNQNLVEIYIGDGFFQLQPDGTENGEAVVRLGANVCWYNVDTVVHTVTGGPWGDSGDLQKAQAYLWPATQLGLFSYRCKYHDSQEKALLRVVP; this is encoded by the coding sequence ATGACGCCTGTTTCCTTGATGCACGCGGCACTTTCACGCCGTGATTTTCTCTCGACGTTGGGCACGACGGGGGCGGGGCTCGTTCTCGCGAGCGCCGGCGTGGGCGCGTGCGGGGGGGGCGGGGGGGGCGGAAGCATCGTGGACCCGCCGGACACCCCGACCGGAAGCATCACCGGCACAGTGACCAACCAGGCCGGCGTGGTGCAGCCCAATATCGGGACGCTCATCCTGATGAACGACCACGGGCGGCAGACCGGGACGCGCGTCTCGCCGGACGCCAACGGCAAGTTCTTGATCACGCAACTCACTCCGGGCGACTACCAGCTTCGATTCAACGCGCCGGGGGTGGCGTTCGTACCCGAACCGTATCCGCATCCGATCCGCTGCACCGTGCAGGGCGGGAAGGCGACCGATGTTCCGGTGCGCATCCAGTTGGGCAACTACAACCAGAACCTCGTCGAGATCTACATCGGCGACGGTTTCTTCCAGCTCCAGCCCGACGGGACGGAGAACGGCGAGGCGGTGGTGAGGCTGGGGGCGAACGTGTGCTGGTACAACGTCGACACCGTGGTGCATACGGTGACGGGTGGGCCGTGGGGGGACTCGGGCGACCTGCAGAAGGCGCAGGCCTACCTGTGGCCCGCCACGCAACTGGGACTCTTTTCGTACCGCTGCAAGTACCACGACTCGCAGGAGAAGGCGCTCCTGCGCGTGGTGCCGTAA
- a CDS encoding RagB/SusD family nutrient uptake outer membrane protein, with protein sequence MTTHRRQAGTVRLASVAGTAALLLSGVACSGALDVPNPQAFGDDALNNSIIIKTVTDGAEGVLMLAYDDMIVMTELLSDDVESTSTWIDWEDISEGRIRHDWATNGSFSDAQNQLLRARFAAQSAATRVGTVLGAAAQTSPLRAQALLTDAMADMLMAGAYCESPLTANAARSPDTEVWKQAITKFTAGLQAAQAIQGDATAQAKWTNVAYAGRARANLMAGNYAAAKTDAQNVAAGFVYNAIYAEGAASTQSWTGNQFHQNRNRSGGLRRMYHSRVHVIDSTTTGEAYLRDWFDPTKDDKRMAVTRRAGQLGVNNRFAYFGITKHSDRGAPIRMLSKVEATLIEAEVAYRNNDYATEASILNSLRTRTGVGLPPITTPTTATAARDALLNERQAELWVEGHRMQDLYRFGVVKDYLGAARATKLPLSRTEILNNTSMKDGEGTCPSVTQ encoded by the coding sequence ATGACTACGCATAGAAGGCAGGCTGGCACCGTTCGCCTCGCGTCGGTCGCGGGGACGGCGGCGCTGCTGCTGTCCGGGGTGGCCTGCAGTGGCGCCCTCGACGTCCCGAACCCGCAGGCGTTCGGCGACGACGCCCTGAACAACAGCATCATCATCAAGACCGTTACCGACGGCGCCGAAGGCGTCCTCATGCTCGCGTACGACGACATGATCGTCATGACCGAGCTATTGAGCGACGACGTGGAGTCGACGTCGACGTGGATCGACTGGGAAGACATTTCCGAAGGACGTATCCGGCACGACTGGGCCACCAATGGGTCGTTCTCCGACGCGCAGAACCAGCTCCTGCGGGCGCGTTTCGCGGCGCAGAGCGCGGCGACGCGCGTGGGGACGGTCCTTGGTGCGGCGGCGCAAACCTCGCCGCTGCGCGCCCAGGCGCTCCTCACCGATGCCATGGCCGACATGCTGATGGCCGGTGCGTATTGCGAGTCGCCGCTGACCGCGAACGCGGCGCGCTCGCCGGATACCGAGGTGTGGAAGCAGGCGATCACGAAGTTCACGGCCGGGCTGCAGGCGGCGCAGGCCATCCAGGGCGATGCCACGGCGCAGGCCAAGTGGACCAACGTGGCGTATGCCGGGCGTGCACGCGCCAACCTGATGGCGGGGAACTACGCGGCGGCCAAGACCGATGCGCAGAACGTCGCCGCCGGGTTCGTCTACAACGCGATCTACGCCGAAGGGGCGGCCAGCACGCAGTCGTGGACCGGGAACCAGTTCCACCAGAACCGCAACCGGTCCGGGGGGCTGCGCCGCATGTACCACTCGCGCGTGCACGTCATCGACTCCACGACGACGGGCGAGGCGTACCTGCGCGACTGGTTCGATCCCACCAAGGATGACAAGCGCATGGCGGTGACGCGGCGCGCCGGTCAGCTGGGCGTCAACAACCGCTTCGCGTACTTCGGCATCACGAAGCACTCCGACCGCGGCGCGCCGATCCGCATGCTCTCGAAGGTCGAGGCAACGCTGATCGAAGCCGAGGTGGCGTACCGGAACAACGACTACGCGACCGAAGCCAGCATCCTCAACTCGCTGCGCACGCGCACGGGGGTTGGTCTCCCGCCCATCACGACGCCGACGACCGCCACGGCGGCTCGTGACGCGCTGCTCAACGAGCGCCAGGCGGAGTTGTGGGTCGAAGGGCACCGCATGCAGGACCTGTATCGCTTCGGGGTGGTGAAGGACTACCTCGGCGCAGCGCGCGCGACCAAGCTGCCGCTCTCGCGCACCGAGATCCTCAACAACACGAGCATGAAGGATGGCGAGGGGACCTGCCCCTCGGTCACGCAGTAA